A DNA window from Falco naumanni isolate bFalNau1 chromosome Z, bFalNau1.pat, whole genome shotgun sequence contains the following coding sequences:
- the XPA gene encoding LOW QUALITY PROTEIN: DNA repair protein complementing XP-A cells (The sequence of the model RefSeq protein was modified relative to this genomic sequence to represent the inferred CDS: deleted 1 base in 1 codon), with amino-acid sequence MAGAAPAPAEEASGAADERPPLSAAALAKIERNRQRALALRQARLAARPYPAAGAGAGPPQGRDTGGGFFLEEEEEEEEEPGAAEKIVHPPAPVLEFDYLICGDCGKEFMDSYLMQHFDWATCDNCRDAEDKHKLITRTEAKEEYLLKDCDLDKREPVLRFIVKKNPHNSRWGDMKLYLKLQVVKRSLEVWGSEESLQEAKELRRDNREKMKQKKFDKKVKELRRAVRSSLWKKETSIHEHEYGPEKNIDEDTYKKTCTVCGHELTYEKM; translated from the exons ATGGCGGGCGCGGCTCCGGCCCCGGCGGAGGAGGCTTCGGGCGCGGCAGACGAGCGGCCGCCCCTCTCGGCGGCGGCGTTGGCGAAGATCGAGCGGAACCGGCAACGGGCGCTGGCACTGCGGCAGGCGCGGCTGGCGGCTCGGCCCTACCCTGCCGCAG GTGCGGGCGCGGGCCCCCCCCAAGGTCGT GACACGGGAGGGGGCTTCttcctggaggaggaggaggaggaggaggaagagcccGGCGCCGCCGAGAAGATCGTGCATCCCCCcg CACCCGTACTAGAATTTGACTATCTCATCTGTGGAGACTGTGGCAAAGAATTCATGGATTCCTACCTTATGCAGCACTTTGATTGGGCGACATGTGATAATTGCAG AGATGCTGAAGATAAACATAAGCTTATAACAAggacagaagcaaaagaagagtATCTTCTCAAAGACTGTGACTTAGACAAGAGAGAACCAGTGCTCAGATTCATAGTGAAGAAAAACCCTCATAATTCGCGATGGGGTGACatgaaactttatttaaaactaCAG GTAGTCAAGCGTTCTCTTGAAGTCTGGGGTAGTGAAGAATCATTGCAAGAAGCAAAGGAGCTCCGCCGTGACAACAGAGAGAAGATGAAACAGAAGAAGTTTGATAAGAAAGTTAAAG AACTCCGCCGTGCCGTGAGGAGTAGTttgtggaagaaagaaacaagtatCCATGAACATGAGTATggaccagaaaaaaacatagatGAAGATACATATAAAAAGACATGTACTGTATGTGGCCATGAGTTAACTTATGAGAAGATGTAG